From the Salinimicrobium tongyeongense genome, one window contains:
- a CDS encoding mechanosensitive ion channel codes for METQLENIGDRIAYFLPNLLGALLVLLIGWLIAKGIKVMVVKLLRKTSWDERIFGGDNVDDTNVFVGNIFYYLIMIIVLLIALEVLGISEVLAPLENMLNEFLLFIPNLIGALLIGFIGYVLAKFVANLVHIGGGLIDRMVDKTGFKDTDQLVNILRKLVFIIIFIPFLIQAFNTLRLDAISEPANDILYGFTELIGEIVIAAVILLVFVWGGRYLANFLEDLFKSMGLDRTAEKIQIHNMIGAGQSLSKIVANLIYFFLVFFGIITAVEILGLSRLTEILHQILEVTGQILFGLVILAIGNYISLLIYNTMTRSSKNHFIAGVVRWASLALFIAIALRTMGIANEIVELAFGLILGAIAVAVALSYGLGGREAAGEHFRDIIQKFRSEAADARDPNNNNPDVSGAGKNFPPKGTGAGNASTPKTSGDTSANPSKPNPPRNPDKNGPAGAGPNDPVNPT; via the coding sequence ATGGAAACACAATTAGAAAACATAGGAGACCGCATAGCCTATTTTCTGCCCAACTTACTGGGAGCGCTGCTGGTACTTCTCATTGGCTGGTTAATTGCAAAAGGCATCAAAGTAATGGTGGTAAAACTGCTTCGGAAAACCTCCTGGGATGAACGCATTTTTGGCGGGGATAATGTTGATGACACCAACGTATTTGTCGGCAATATCTTCTACTATTTAATAATGATCATCGTGCTGCTTATTGCCTTAGAAGTGTTAGGGATAAGTGAAGTGCTCGCCCCGCTGGAAAATATGCTCAACGAGTTCCTGCTGTTTATTCCCAACCTCATTGGCGCACTGCTCATTGGGTTTATTGGGTATGTGCTCGCAAAATTTGTTGCCAACCTTGTTCATATTGGCGGCGGACTCATTGACAGAATGGTTGACAAAACCGGATTTAAAGACACAGACCAGCTGGTGAATATCTTACGCAAACTGGTATTTATCATTATTTTCATTCCGTTTTTAATCCAGGCCTTCAACACCCTTCGCCTGGATGCCATTTCTGAACCCGCTAACGACATACTGTACGGCTTCACCGAGCTCATCGGCGAAATTGTCATTGCCGCAGTCATACTATTAGTATTTGTTTGGGGCGGAAGGTACCTGGCCAACTTCCTGGAAGACCTTTTTAAAAGCATGGGGCTTGATCGTACTGCCGAAAAAATCCAGATCCACAACATGATTGGCGCAGGCCAATCCCTTTCAAAGATCGTGGCAAACCTCATCTATTTCTTCCTGGTTTTCTTCGGAATTATTACAGCGGTTGAAATTCTGGGGCTTTCAAGGTTAACCGAAATCCTTCATCAAATCCTTGAAGTTACCGGCCAAATTTTATTCGGGCTCGTTATTCTTGCCATAGGAAATTACATCTCGCTGCTCATTTACAACACCATGACCCGCTCCAGCAAGAACCATTTTATTGCGGGCGTTGTTCGCTGGGCGTCTCTTGCCCTTTTCATTGCAATTGCCCTGCGAACCATGGGTATTGCCAATGAAATTGTAGAACTGGCCTTTGGGTTGATCCTTGGAGCCATTGCGGTTGCAGTTGCCTTAAGTTACGGGCTTGGTGGCCGGGAGGCCGCCGGTGAGCATTTTAGGGATATTATCCAGAAATTTAGGAGCGAAGCCGCCGATGCACGAGACCCTAACAATAATAATCCCGATGTTTCTGGCGCAGGAAAGAATTTTCCTCCCAAAGGCACCGGTGCCGGAAATGCCAGTACTCCAAAAACTTCTGGTGACACTTCAGCCAATCCTTCAAAACCCAACCCTCCAAGGAACCCCGATAAAAACGGGCCGGCAGGCGCAGGGCCAAATGATCCTGTCAACCCGACATAG
- a CDS encoding endonuclease/exonuclease/phosphatase family protein: MKKYTMSLMILLFAAIPVKAQLQVMSYNIKYANENDGENSWSNRKEDLAAQLRFYEPHIFGVQEALQSQLEFLKKELDDEYEFFGKGRDDGGQKGEFSALFFKTEALQLLEQGTFWLSSTPETPGKGWDAAYPRVCTYGKFKVKDSGKEFWVFNTHFDHVGDEARRQSVRLIHNKISEINTEELPVVLMGDLNLEPDSEEVKYLASHYRDSKKHAKHTFGPQGTFNAYEFHKPVATRIDYIFTGGDVQVNKYAVLSDSRDLRYFSDHLPVMVELELK; the protein is encoded by the coding sequence ATGAAAAAATATACCATGAGCCTAATGATCCTGCTGTTCGCAGCAATCCCGGTAAAAGCACAGCTCCAGGTGATGAGCTATAATATTAAATATGCCAACGAAAATGATGGGGAGAACAGCTGGTCAAACAGAAAAGAAGACCTGGCTGCCCAGCTCAGGTTCTACGAGCCGCATATTTTTGGGGTGCAGGAGGCATTGCAAAGCCAGCTGGAATTTCTGAAAAAGGAGCTCGATGATGAATACGAATTCTTCGGAAAGGGGCGTGACGATGGTGGCCAAAAAGGGGAATTTAGTGCCCTCTTTTTTAAAACTGAAGCGCTTCAGCTTTTGGAACAGGGAACTTTCTGGCTTTCATCAACGCCCGAAACTCCCGGCAAAGGCTGGGATGCGGCATATCCCAGGGTTTGCACTTACGGAAAGTTCAAAGTAAAGGATTCAGGAAAAGAATTCTGGGTCTTTAATACGCATTTTGATCACGTAGGGGACGAGGCGAGGCGCCAGAGCGTTCGGTTGATCCACAATAAAATTTCAGAAATAAATACAGAGGAACTTCCGGTGGTTTTAATGGGAGACCTCAATCTGGAACCAGATTCCGAAGAAGTAAAATATCTGGCTTCTCACTACCGGGATTCAAAAAAGCATGCAAAACACACTTTTGGGCCTCAAGGTACTTTTAATGCCTATGAATTTCATAAACCTGTCGCCACTCGGATAGATTACATTTTTACCGGTGGCGATGTGCAGGTGAACAAGTATGCCGTGCTGAGCGATTCACGGGATTTGCGTTATTTTTCAGATCACCTTCCGGTGATGGTTGAACTGGAATTGAAATAA